In Vibrio sp. JC009, a single window of DNA contains:
- the vxrA gene encoding sensor histidine kinase VxrA, whose product MPVKVLAETLPERITRFVESFDPASAEQKYNIRVIQTGFPTKLISPEYLLPQTSNYPLNDIQQLYRLSKTCSGTLPLSPLVTEPLVFVRAMCKSTPLPKTWFSRTGLIHPGGGSYAARYAKKHPKNFESLQKYMHIQERPKAKSSTLLGQLQRMEFGAIAALIAGEQLILDKKTLWLRKGDNYYLYPARVWQSNTKSAEINLQQIQGTNTCLVRRGNLCISEQDRSNMLMKGLVALAFINVALIIGWSVYRWDAKRREMKNRMLVLQILTHELRTPIASLSVTVEGFRREFEKLPESVYDQFRRLCEDSRRLRQLAEASKDYLQSEHQNLATEWIPSVESWLKYRYEEDSDKLSLSISEDIAVKVNIYWLGTCLDNLVNNAFKYGVSPVELKVSVKGNLVSFSVIDQGALTHKDWKRLKKPFASDAGLGLGLTIVESMVNRMGGKMSLSGPPTTFTLEISCETDTATR is encoded by the coding sequence ATGCCTGTAAAGGTATTGGCAGAGACATTGCCCGAAAGAATCACACGTTTTGTTGAATCATTTGATCCTGCGTCGGCCGAGCAGAAATATAATATACGTGTTATACAAACCGGCTTTCCTACTAAGTTAATATCTCCTGAATATCTGTTGCCTCAGACATCAAACTACCCCCTGAACGATATTCAACAGCTGTACCGTTTGTCTAAGACCTGTAGTGGTACTCTGCCTCTGAGTCCGCTTGTGACTGAGCCTCTGGTTTTTGTGCGGGCAATGTGTAAAAGCACACCGCTGCCTAAAACCTGGTTTTCCCGAACCGGGTTAATTCATCCAGGTGGTGGCTCTTACGCTGCAAGATATGCGAAGAAGCACCCTAAAAATTTCGAGTCACTTCAGAAATATATGCACATTCAGGAAAGGCCAAAGGCAAAAAGCTCCACTTTGCTGGGACAGCTGCAAAGAATGGAGTTTGGAGCCATTGCTGCACTTATCGCGGGTGAGCAGTTGATCCTGGATAAAAAAACACTATGGCTGCGGAAGGGGGATAACTACTACCTTTATCCGGCCAGGGTGTGGCAGTCAAATACCAAATCGGCAGAGATAAATCTTCAGCAAATCCAGGGAACAAATACTTGCCTGGTCCGAAGAGGTAATCTGTGCATTTCCGAGCAAGACAGATCAAATATGTTGATGAAAGGTCTGGTTGCTCTTGCGTTTATCAACGTAGCTCTGATTATTGGCTGGTCTGTCTACCGCTGGGATGCGAAGCGCAGAGAGATGAAGAACCGAATGCTGGTCCTGCAGATCTTAACCCACGAGTTGCGCACACCGATTGCAAGCCTGTCCGTTACCGTTGAGGGCTTTCGCAGAGAGTTTGAAAAGTTGCCGGAGTCAGTTTATGACCAGTTTCGCAGGTTGTGTGAAGATTCGCGAAGACTAAGGCAGCTAGCGGAAGCAAGTAAAGATTATCTGCAATCGGAACATCAGAATCTGGCAACGGAATGGATTCCGTCAGTAGAGTCCTGGCTTAAGTATCGGTATGAAGAAGACTCTGACAAGTTGAGTTTATCTATTTCTGAAGATATCGCGGTTAAAGTGAATATCTATTGGCTGGGGACCTGTCTGGATAACCTGGTAAACAATGCATTCAAATACGGTGTGAGCCCGGTGGAGCTTAAGGTGTCGGTGAAAGGAAATCTGGTTTCTTTTTCGGTTATCGATCAGGGCGCACTCACTCATAAAGATTGGAAACGCCTTAAAAAGCCATTTGCCAGTGATGCTGGATTAGGGCTCGGCCTGACAATTGTCGAATCTATGGTGAATCGCATGGGAGGCAAGATGAGCCTGAGCGGTCCGCCAACAACATTTACATTGGAGATTTCTTGTGAAACAGACACTGCTACTCGTTGA
- a CDS encoding cold-shock protein, which produces MSEKINGTVKWFNQDKGFGFITPENGGKDVFVHFSAINGTGRRNLQDGQQVSFTVTDGQKGPQAADVNAI; this is translated from the coding sequence ATGAGTGAAAAAATCAATGGCACTGTAAAGTGGTTTAACCAAGACAAGGGATTCGGCTTCATCACACCTGAAAATGGTGGCAAAGATGTGTTCGTTCACTTCTCAGCAATCAATGGAACGGGTCGCCGCAACCTACAAGATGGTCAGCAGGTATCGTTCACAGTAACAGACGGACAGAAGGGGCCGCAAGCCGCTGACGTAAACGCCATCTGA
- a CDS encoding DUF3069 domain-containing protein, which produces MSEENTEQTQVVDLSTVSAELRKVIEYDEVPQEMFNMVVSIHEVSEEAVRESWNEMPASAQNILDNFEQFHALISVSQAFAGVNFMEEYQTLDLPKDMTDEQHEEYRAELLDKVLYNCVKDMVKQVKKARRDPILKKEFIEVFAK; this is translated from the coding sequence ATGTCTGAAGAAAACACAGAACAAACTCAGGTTGTGGACCTTTCAACAGTTTCAGCGGAACTTCGCAAAGTAATCGAATACGATGAAGTGCCACAGGAAATGTTCAACATGGTTGTTTCTATCCACGAGGTTTCAGAGGAAGCCGTTCGCGAATCCTGGAATGAAATGCCGGCCAGTGCTCAGAACATCCTGGATAATTTTGAGCAATTCCACGCACTGATTTCAGTAAGCCAGGCATTTGCAGGTGTAAACTTTATGGAAGAGTATCAGACTCTGGACCTGCCTAAAGACATGACTGACGAGCAGCATGAAGAGTATCGTGCCGAGCTTTTAGATAAAGTTTTGTACAATTGCGTAAAGGACATGGTGAAGCAGGTTAAGAAAGCCCGCCGCGATCCGATCCTTAAAAAAGAATTTATCGAAGTTTTTGCAAAATAA
- a CDS encoding DUF2861 family protein, with product MLRYLIVILALCSQVKAHAESWFEDSSPLINAHQMLLENRISDSFASMVQVWQSRHDPYMESHLNDLLLKALERDCGKSLSNESLPQWLNEVTIRRQSVQSPGRISQRLVIDILADKKLNRVNFVKWPEVAISRDTESSWIKEDNKTIQRNVFILNQRLPKGLYQLTLKTEDSQEWRSWVLMGEAQAKEIVRWETHDSWEVDKFGLLNPYCELPVMDVSLYDYVDDQYKRIWHRDYESRYPEKLPRASYKPDRYVLAVSITHKRWQGQIMIEEQQAISKTYDISEE from the coding sequence ATGCTCAGATACTTAATCGTGATACTGGCACTGTGTAGTCAGGTTAAAGCACACGCCGAGAGCTGGTTTGAAGACAGCTCTCCGTTAATCAATGCTCACCAGATGCTGCTTGAAAACCGGATCAGTGACAGTTTCGCGTCCATGGTTCAGGTTTGGCAAAGCCGTCACGACCCGTATATGGAAAGCCACCTGAATGATTTGCTGTTAAAAGCGCTTGAGCGAGATTGCGGGAAAAGTCTGAGTAATGAGTCCTTGCCTCAATGGTTAAATGAAGTGACTATTCGCAGACAGTCCGTTCAGAGCCCAGGGCGGATCAGCCAGCGTTTAGTTATCGATATTCTGGCAGACAAAAAACTGAACAGAGTGAATTTTGTTAAGTGGCCGGAAGTGGCCATATCGCGAGATACAGAATCAAGCTGGATTAAAGAAGATAATAAAACAATACAACGTAACGTTTTTATTTTGAACCAGAGATTACCTAAAGGCTTGTATCAACTCACTTTAAAAACGGAAGATAGTCAGGAGTGGCGTTCCTGGGTACTGATGGGAGAAGCGCAAGCCAAAGAGATTGTTCGCTGGGAGACTCACGATAGCTGGGAGGTGGATAAATTCGGTTTGCTCAATCCATACTGCGAATTGCCGGTTATGGATGTCAGCTTGTATGATTATGTTGACGATCAGTATAAAAGAATCTGGCACCGCGACTATGAAAGCCGCTATCCGGAGAAACTGCCAAGAGCCAGTTATAAGCCTGACCGTTATGTTCTTGCTGTATCGATCACACATAAACGCTGGCAGGGACAGATTATGATTGAAGAACAACAAGCTATCAGCAAAACATACGATATATCAGAGGAATAA
- the modB gene encoding molybdate ABC transporter permease subunit — protein MLTEFEVQALLLSLKVAFFAVIWLLPVGVGLAWLLAKKEFRGKQLLDSVIHLPLVLPPVVIGYLLLVLMGRQGVIGRFLNEALGISFSFSWKGAALASAVVALPLMVRAIRLSLESVDTRLEEAARTLGATPLKVFFTITLPLTLPGIVTGTMLSFARSLGEFGATITFVSNIPGETQTIPLAMFTFIETPGAEFEAARLCAVSIAVALTSLFVSEWLNRKSQRQLKGSVTQ, from the coding sequence GTGTTAACAGAGTTCGAAGTTCAGGCTCTGCTGTTAAGTCTGAAAGTGGCTTTTTTTGCAGTGATCTGGCTTCTTCCCGTCGGTGTCGGTCTGGCCTGGTTACTGGCTAAAAAAGAGTTCAGAGGAAAACAGCTGTTAGATAGTGTTATCCATCTTCCCCTTGTGCTTCCACCGGTTGTTATTGGCTACCTCTTGCTGGTTCTGATGGGTCGCCAGGGCGTAATAGGGCGATTTTTAAATGAGGCTTTAGGCATCAGCTTCAGCTTTAGCTGGAAAGGCGCGGCATTAGCTTCGGCTGTTGTTGCGCTGCCTTTGATGGTCCGGGCTATCAGGCTGAGCCTTGAAAGCGTCGATACAAGGCTGGAAGAAGCGGCCAGAACGCTGGGGGCAACGCCGCTCAAGGTCTTTTTTACCATAACATTGCCGCTAACACTGCCCGGCATTGTCACAGGCACCATGCTCTCTTTTGCCCGAAGTCTGGGAGAGTTTGGGGCAACCATCACTTTTGTGTCAAATATTCCCGGAGAAACGCAGACTATCCCGCTGGCAATGTTCACCTTTATTGAGACGCCCGGAGCTGAATTTGAGGCTGCAAGGCTCTGCGCTGTTTCCATCGCGGTTGCACTGACTTCTCTGTTTGTTTCTGAATGGCTGAACAGAAAATCACAAAGACAGCTGAAGGGGAGTGTGACTCAATGA
- the pntB gene encoding Re/Si-specific NAD(P)(+) transhydrogenase subunit beta codes for MSAGLVQAAYIVAAVLFIMSLAGLSKQESARSGNYYGIVGMAIALIATIFSPDSSGLAWIIVAMVIGGGIGIHYAKKVEMTEMPELVAILHSFVGMAAVLVGYNSFLAPPAPISVDPAGIHAEHIIHLVEVFLGVFIGAVTFTGSIVAFGKLRGVISSSPLNIPHKHKWNLAAIVVSTLLMIHFVNVEGSMFALIVMTLIAFAFGYHLVASIGGADMPVVVSMLNSYSGWAAAAAGFMLANDLLIVTGALVGSSGAILSYIMCKAMNRSFVSVIAGGFGQEVVVSGDTDYGEHRETSAEDVADMLKNSKSVIITPGYGMAVAQAQYPVYEITEKLRAMGIEVRFGIHPVAGRLPGHMNVLLAEAKVPYDIVLEMDEINDDFSETDTVLVIGANDTVNPAALEDPNSPIAGMPVLEVWNAQNVIVFKRSMNTGYAGVQNPLFFKENTHMLFGDAKDSCLNISAHI; via the coding sequence ATGTCTGCAGGATTAGTACAAGCCGCATACATTGTTGCTGCGGTTCTATTTATTATGAGTCTGGCGGGTCTTTCCAAGCAGGAATCCGCTCGCTCCGGTAACTACTACGGTATTGTCGGTATGGCGATCGCATTGATCGCAACGATCTTCTCTCCTGACTCTTCCGGTCTGGCGTGGATCATCGTCGCTATGGTGATCGGTGGTGGTATTGGTATCCACTACGCGAAGAAAGTTGAAATGACTGAAATGCCTGAGCTGGTTGCTATTCTTCACAGCTTTGTTGGTATGGCAGCGGTACTGGTTGGTTACAACAGTTTCCTTGCTCCGCCAGCACCTATTTCAGTAGACCCTGCCGGGATTCACGCTGAGCACATTATCCACCTGGTTGAAGTGTTCCTTGGTGTGTTCATCGGTGCGGTGACTTTCACAGGATCTATCGTTGCATTTGGTAAGCTTCGCGGTGTGATCTCTTCTTCACCACTTAACATTCCTCACAAACATAAATGGAATCTGGCGGCGATTGTTGTTTCAACGCTTCTGATGATTCACTTTGTTAATGTTGAAGGCAGCATGTTCGCGCTTATCGTGATGACTCTGATTGCCTTTGCATTCGGCTATCACCTGGTTGCCTCTATCGGTGGTGCAGATATGCCGGTGGTTGTTTCAATGCTTAACTCATACTCTGGTTGGGCAGCTGCGGCGGCAGGTTTCATGCTGGCGAACGACCTTCTGATTGTTACCGGTGCACTTGTTGGTTCTTCCGGTGCCATCCTTTCTTACATCATGTGTAAGGCGATGAACCGTTCATTTGTTTCGGTTATTGCTGGTGGCTTTGGTCAGGAAGTAGTTGTGAGCGGCGACACTGACTATGGTGAGCACCGTGAAACATCGGCTGAAGATGTGGCGGATATGCTGAAGAACTCTAAGTCTGTGATCATCACTCCGGGATACGGTATGGCGGTAGCTCAGGCTCAGTACCCTGTTTATGAAATCACTGAAAAACTGCGCGCAATGGGCATCGAAGTTCGCTTTGGTATCCACCCTGTAGCGGGCAGACTGCCGGGTCACATGAACGTACTTCTGGCTGAAGCAAAAGTACCATATGACATCGTACTGGAAATGGACGAGATCAACGACGACTTCTCTGAAACAGATACAGTTCTGGTTATCGGTGCAAACGATACGGTTAACCCGGCGGCGCTTGAAGATCCAAACAGCCCGATTGCAGGCATGCCTGTTCTTGAGGTTTGGAACGCGCAGAACGTTATCGTATTTAAGCGTTCAATGAACACAGGTTACGCAGGTGTGCAGAACCCGCTGTTCTTCAAAGAGAATACGCATATGCTGTTTGGTGATGCGAAAGATTCATGTCTGAATATTTCAGCTCACATCTGA
- the vxrB gene encoding response regulator transcription factor VxrB, whose amino-acid sequence MKQTLLLVEDDKNLADGLLVSLEQAGYECLHAEKISEVAALWEKSDLVILDRQLPDGDSVTHLESWKEIKQIPVILLTALVSIKDKVSGLDAGANDYLTKPFAEAELFARIRAQLRSPEGENEPDQDRVVTRNLVIDKSTREVFYNEEPVSLTRTEFDLLLFLASNLGRVFTRDELLDHVWGYNHFPTTRTVDTHVLQLRQKLPGVEIETLRGVGYKMKS is encoded by the coding sequence GTGAAACAGACACTGCTACTCGTTGAGGATGACAAAAACTTAGCCGATGGTTTATTGGTTAGCCTGGAACAGGCGGGATACGAATGTCTTCACGCTGAAAAGATATCCGAAGTAGCCGCGCTATGGGAAAAGTCAGATCTTGTCATTCTGGACAGACAATTGCCAGATGGGGACTCTGTCACTCATCTTGAATCCTGGAAGGAGATCAAACAGATCCCGGTGATCCTTCTAACGGCATTGGTTTCAATCAAAGATAAGGTTTCCGGTTTAGACGCCGGAGCAAATGATTATCTGACAAAGCCGTTTGCTGAAGCTGAGCTCTTTGCGCGGATCAGAGCTCAGTTAAGATCGCCTGAAGGTGAAAACGAGCCGGATCAGGATAGGGTGGTGACACGAAATCTGGTTATCGATAAAAGCACCCGTGAAGTTTTTTACAATGAAGAACCGGTCAGCCTTACACGGACGGAATTTGATCTGCTGCTATTTTTAGCCAGCAATCTTGGTCGCGTTTTTACCCGGGATGAGCTATTAGATCATGTGTGGGGATACAACCATTTCCCGACCACAAGAACCGTTGATACTCATGTTTTGCAGTTAAGGCAAAAACTGCCCGGAGTGGAAATAGAAACACTTCGCGGTGTCGGATATAAGATGAAATCCTGA
- the pntA gene encoding Re/Si-specific NAD(P)(+) transhydrogenase subunit alpha: MQIGVPKEILAGETRVAATPKTVEQLLKMGFEVSVESGAGLLASFDDASYENAGAKIITAEEVWNTDLILKVNAPTDDEIEAIKEGASLISFIWPAQNPELMEKLSSKNINVMAMDAVPRISRAQALDALSSMANIAGYRAVVEAAHEFGRFFTGQITAAGKVPPAKVLVAGAGVAGLAAIGAAGSLGAIVRAFDVRPEVKEQVQSMGAEFLEVDFEENSGSGDGYAKEMSDEFNKKAAELYAAQAKDVDIIVTTALIPGRPAPKLITKEMVDSMKAGSVIVDLAAANGGNCEYTVADKVITTENGVKVVGYTDMVGRLPTQSSQLYGTNLVNLLKLLCKEKDGNIDIDFEDVVLRGVTVVKEGEVTWPAPPIQVSAQPEVKKEPEQPVEVKEEEPLSPVKKAIGAAAAIGAFAWVASVAPAAFLAHFTVFVLACVVGYYVVWNVTHALHTPLMSVTNAISGIIVVGALLQIGQGNTAVSVLSFIAVLIASINIFGGFTVTKRMLEMFRKD; this comes from the coding sequence ATGCAAATTGGTGTGCCTAAAGAGATACTTGCGGGTGAAACGCGAGTTGCTGCAACGCCGAAAACGGTAGAGCAGCTATTAAAAATGGGATTCGAGGTCTCAGTTGAGTCAGGAGCCGGCCTGCTTGCCAGCTTTGATGATGCGTCTTATGAGAATGCCGGAGCTAAAATTATTACAGCGGAAGAGGTTTGGAATACCGACCTGATCCTGAAAGTTAACGCTCCGACTGATGATGAGATCGAAGCAATTAAAGAAGGTGCAAGCCTGATCAGCTTTATCTGGCCTGCTCAGAATCCTGAATTAATGGAAAAACTTTCCAGCAAAAACATCAACGTGATGGCGATGGATGCCGTTCCTCGTATTTCACGTGCCCAGGCTCTTGATGCGCTTAGCTCAATGGCTAACATTGCTGGTTACCGCGCTGTGGTAGAAGCTGCGCATGAGTTTGGTCGCTTCTTTACCGGTCAGATTACCGCTGCGGGTAAAGTACCGCCAGCGAAAGTGCTTGTTGCAGGTGCTGGTGTTGCCGGTCTTGCTGCAATCGGTGCTGCGGGTAGCCTTGGTGCTATTGTTCGTGCGTTTGACGTTCGTCCTGAAGTAAAAGAGCAGGTTCAGTCAATGGGCGCTGAATTCCTTGAAGTTGATTTTGAGGAAAACTCCGGCTCAGGTGACGGCTACGCAAAAGAGATGTCTGATGAGTTCAACAAGAAAGCGGCTGAGCTGTATGCTGCTCAGGCTAAAGATGTTGATATCATCGTAACTACAGCGCTTATTCCGGGCCGTCCGGCTCCTAAGCTGATTACCAAAGAGATGGTAGACAGCATGAAAGCGGGTAGTGTGATTGTTGACCTTGCTGCTGCTAACGGCGGTAACTGTGAATACACAGTCGCTGATAAAGTGATCACCACTGAAAACGGCGTTAAGGTTGTGGGTTATACCGATATGGTTGGCCGTTTGCCGACTCAGTCTTCTCAGCTATACGGTACAAACCTGGTTAACCTGCTTAAACTTCTTTGCAAAGAAAAAGATGGCAACATCGATATCGACTTCGAAGACGTTGTACTTCGTGGTGTAACCGTTGTTAAAGAAGGTGAAGTAACCTGGCCGGCTCCGCCAATTCAGGTTTCAGCACAACCAGAAGTGAAAAAAGAGCCAGAGCAGCCAGTAGAAGTTAAAGAAGAAGAACCGCTTTCTCCTGTGAAAAAAGCAATTGGCGCTGCGGCGGCAATCGGTGCTTTTGCATGGGTTGCAAGTGTGGCACCTGCCGCATTCCTTGCACACTTTACGGTATTCGTTCTTGCTTGTGTGGTTGGTTACTACGTGGTCTGGAACGTAACACATGCACTTCACACTCCGCTAATGTCTGTAACGAACGCAATTTCGGGCATTATCGTTGTTGGTGCGCTACTTCAGATAGGTCAGGGCAATACTGCGGTTTCTGTTCTGTCCTTTATCGCCGTGTTAATTGCAAGCATAAACATCTTTGGTGGCTTTACCGTTACCAAACGTATGCTTGAAATGTTCCGTAAAGACTAA
- a CDS encoding late competence development ComFB family protein: MQISVDVHNYMETLVGAVLATDEYIEKYDNEQLADLACLALNQIRPIYIRHDVDFLASTQSDKLYKLRQQAYDAVEAAETMINDDRRKNREDDEDIPVIYKDLKEEDQELEWYESPIIPNHKK, encoded by the coding sequence ATGCAAATAAGTGTTGACGTTCATAACTACATGGAGACGCTTGTTGGAGCAGTGCTGGCAACGGACGAGTACATTGAGAAGTACGATAACGAGCAGTTAGCCGATTTGGCCTGCCTGGCACTTAACCAGATTAGACCTATATATATCCGCCATGATGTTGATTTTTTGGCAAGTACACAATCGGATAAACTTTATAAGCTTCGTCAACAAGCCTACGACGCGGTTGAAGCAGCTGAAACCATGATCAATGATGATCGTCGTAAAAATCGTGAGGATGATGAAGATATTCCGGTGATCTACAAAGATCTTAAAGAAGAAGATCAGGAACTGGAGTGGTATGAAAGCCCGATAATTCCTAATCATAAGAAATAA
- the modC gene encoding molybdenum ABC transporter ATP-binding protein ModC produces the protein MIKINIDHLLGEMNLKLDIEIPSKGITAIFGRSGSGKTSIINAVSGLIRPDKGRISIDDRTLFDSETKTSLPIEQRNIGYVFQDARLFPHYSVKGNLLYGVKGELDKAYFSHILELLHLEHLLERYPSDLSGGEKQRVAIARALLSSPQVLLMDEPLASLDLPRKKEVMPFLEKLSKEIQIPILYVTHSLNEILRLADHLVLIQQGKVVDSGTLEAVWGSEAMAPWQSFSEKSTLLEGKIDKQHDKYALTRILLNRDTGIWVQKIDGEPGEKIRLQIRLNDVSVTLDKPEKTSIRNIIPAVISKIDVKTNHHGNLSITLSLDLGDGCVLEASVTQWALDELELKTGLSVYAQIKGVSITQKDMAILPVHD, from the coding sequence ATGATTAAGATCAACATAGATCACCTGCTTGGCGAGATGAACCTGAAGCTGGATATTGAAATCCCTTCTAAGGGTATCACTGCCATCTTTGGCCGCTCCGGTTCGGGGAAAACATCCATTATCAATGCGGTAAGTGGTTTAATCCGCCCGGATAAAGGCCGCATTTCAATCGATGACAGAACGCTTTTTGACAGCGAGACCAAAACCAGTCTGCCAATTGAGCAGAGAAACATTGGCTATGTGTTTCAGGATGCCCGTCTGTTTCCCCATTACTCTGTAAAAGGCAACCTGCTTTACGGCGTGAAAGGGGAACTGGATAAAGCCTATTTCAGCCACATTCTTGAGCTGCTTCACCTGGAGCACCTTCTGGAGCGCTATCCGTCAGACCTGTCTGGTGGTGAGAAGCAGCGCGTTGCGATTGCCAGAGCCTTGTTGTCCAGTCCTCAGGTGCTGCTAATGGATGAACCGCTTGCTTCACTGGATCTGCCCCGGAAAAAAGAAGTGATGCCGTTTCTGGAAAAGTTATCTAAAGAGATCCAGATACCAATCCTCTATGTCACCCACAGCCTGAATGAGATATTAAGGCTGGCCGACCATCTGGTTCTTATTCAGCAGGGCAAGGTGGTGGACAGCGGAACACTGGAAGCTGTCTGGGGCTCTGAGGCCATGGCACCCTGGCAGTCATTTTCAGAGAAAAGCACGCTTTTAGAAGGCAAGATAGATAAGCAGCACGACAAATATGCATTAACACGAATTCTTCTTAACCGGGATACCGGTATCTGGGTACAGAAAATTGATGGTGAACCGGGTGAAAAGATCAGGCTACAGATCCGTTTAAATGATGTTTCCGTGACGCTGGATAAGCCGGAAAAAACCTCCATACGGAACATTATTCCCGCGGTCATTTCTAAAATTGATGTAAAAACAAATCACCATGGAAACCTGAGTATAACTCTGTCGTTGGATCTGGGTGATGGCTGTGTTCTTGAAGCCAGCGTAACTCAGTGGGCGCTCGATGAACTGGAGCTTAAAACAGGGCTGTCTGTTTATGCTCAAATCAAGGGGGTCAGTATTACCCAGAAGGATATGGCGATCCTGCCGGTACATGATTAA
- a CDS encoding GGDEF domain-containing protein, protein MSFVHSSLFRFIFPLLLVGMLQLGMGNVTLVVQSNLQFAVNLPYFLFAVCILLCQMFSQGRVGMISIAMAATYFVIQTRLQTPLSIGTTKLEFLLLAFIFPVACILASLYSECKLFTIKGFSYIAVLGLLLGWALVTVVHVNESGLSDFWQNVLFTVPEISKLPILIILYSSFVTGWYAIRVLKDCKSIDVAIYTSLCLTLLTFVLFDTKFISSVLFSLGGILLILTIITTSHELAYMDQLTGIPGRRALETEMRHLGRRFTIAMLDVDHFKKFNDTYGHDTGDDVLKLVAAKMMNVGGKARVYRYGGEEFTVLFKGKYTDDAHEFLEELREDIANYEMALRNMDTRPSNNKTGSKNRKSKDAAAKNTVNVTISIGMADSYETSKPEEVIKLADEALYRAKHAGRNRVSD, encoded by the coding sequence ATGTCATTTGTGCACTCAAGTCTTTTCAGATTTATCTTCCCGCTTTTGCTGGTAGGTATGCTCCAATTGGGCATGGGCAACGTGACACTTGTTGTTCAGAGCAACCTCCAGTTTGCGGTAAATCTCCCCTATTTTCTTTTTGCTGTCTGCATTTTGCTGTGCCAGATGTTTAGCCAGGGCCGTGTCGGTATGATCTCTATCGCCATGGCGGCTACCTATTTCGTTATACAAACCAGATTACAGACTCCCCTTTCCATCGGAACCACAAAACTTGAGTTCCTGTTGCTGGCATTTATTTTTCCTGTTGCCTGCATACTTGCCAGCCTCTATAGCGAATGTAAGTTATTCACCATAAAAGGGTTTAGCTATATTGCCGTACTGGGACTTCTGCTGGGATGGGCCCTTGTGACCGTAGTTCATGTCAATGAGTCCGGTCTTAGTGATTTCTGGCAGAATGTGCTTTTCACCGTGCCTGAAATTTCAAAGCTGCCAATACTGATTATTCTCTACAGCAGTTTTGTTACCGGGTGGTACGCCATCAGAGTGCTGAAAGATTGCAAATCCATCGATGTTGCGATTTATACCAGCCTGTGTCTGACGCTTCTGACATTTGTCCTGTTTGATACCAAATTTATTTCATCGGTGCTTTTCTCCCTTGGTGGCATACTGCTCATTCTGACCATTATCACCACCAGCCACGAACTCGCCTATATGGACCAGCTTACCGGCATTCCGGGAAGGCGAGCTCTTGAAACCGAGATGCGCCACCTTGGGCGACGTTTTACCATCGCAATGCTCGACGTTGACCACTTCAAAAAATTCAACGACACCTACGGCCACGATACGGGTGATGATGTCCTTAAGCTTGTTGCAGCAAAAATGATGAATGTGGGCGGCAAAGCCAGGGTTTACCGCTATGGTGGCGAAGAGTTCACAGTTTTGTTTAAAGGCAAATATACCGACGATGCTCACGAATTCCTTGAAGAGCTTAGGGAAGACATCGCAAATTATGAGATGGCTCTGAGAAATATGGACACCAGACCATCGAATAACAAAACCGGCTCTAAAAACCGGAAATCCAAAGACGCTGCCGCAAAAAATACCGTCAATGTCACCATCAGTATCGGTATGGCGGACAGCTATGAAACCTCCAAACCTGAAGAGGTAATTAAACTGGCCGATGAAGCCCTTTATCGCGCTAAACATGCAGGCAGAAACCGGGTTTCTGATTAA
- a CDS encoding HlyU family transcriptional regulator yields MGLFSKLFGGGKSDDNAATVEPVEYKGFLIYQEAKAESGQYRIAGRITKEVEGELKVHQFIRSDVVTSAADANELMLNKAKMFIDQMNGNIF; encoded by the coding sequence GTGGGACTGTTTTCTAAGCTGTTTGGCGGTGGTAAGTCGGATGATAACGCGGCAACAGTAGAGCCGGTAGAATATAAAGGCTTTTTGATTTACCAGGAAGCAAAAGCAGAATCCGGGCAATACCGGATCGCAGGAAGAATAACAAAAGAAGTTGAAGGAGAACTGAAAGTTCATCAGTTTATCCGTTCTGACGTGGTGACGTCGGCAGCAGATGCGAATGAGCTGATGCTGAACAAGGCTAAGATGTTTATTGATCAGATGAACGGGAATATTTTCTGA